The Streptomyces noursei ATCC 11455 sequence AGGTGAGGCGGCGGATGGCGGCGCAGGCCACCCGCGAGGAACGCCTGGCCGTCGCCGACTTGGTGATCGACAACGACGGCCCGCTGGAGGCGCTGGAGCCCCAGGTCCGCGAGGTGTGGGAGCGCCTGCGGGGCGCCTGAGACCGGGCGGTAGCCTCACCGCCATGACAACTACCGATCTCGATCCCGAGACCCCCGCCGCCGCGGCGTCCGGCCCTGCCGTCGGCGGTGCCGATGCCGCTCCCGCCTCCTTCGTGGTGAACGTCCCCGGCCTCGCCGACGCCGACCTGGAGCCCGAGCCCCTCGACCCCGAACAGGTCGTCTCCGGCGACCCGGTGGTGACCGGCAAGGTGCTGTGGGAGTCGCCGGACGGCAGCCAGATCAGGGGCATCTGGCAGATCACGCCGGGCGTGGTGACGGACACCGAGGCCAACGAACTGTTCGTGGTCGTCAGCGGACGCGCCACCATCGAGGTCGAGGGTGGTCAGGTACTCGAGGTGGGACCGGGCGACGCCTGCGTCCTGCGCGAGGGCGACCGCACCCGGTGGACGGTGCACGAGACGCTGCGCAAGGCCTACCACATCAGCCTCTAGCGGCGGGTGCATCGGCGTCAGCGTGAGGGGCTGACGTCGGTGCGGGACGCGTCACCGGTGGCCGGGCACCCGACGGGACGAGACCGCCGGACCGGGAATGCGGCAACAAACCCGAGTGTTAACGACGTGGTTGTTGCACCGCACAGATCGCGGTACGGAGCATGGTCATCCCTGGCATGCCCGACGACACCCGGAGAGGAGACGGTCCGTGCCCGAGCGCAGTCCCGCGACGCACGTCATCGACTACCGTGCCGCCGAGCAGCTGCTGGCCGCCCGTGATCCACGAGGCGCGATCCGGCTGCTCGATTCCGTCATCACCGCACACCCCGAGAACACCGCAGCCCGACTGCTGCGCGCCCGCGCCTTCTTTCTCGCCGCCCAACTCCGTGCCGCGGAGCTGGAGTTCCAGATCGTGCTGGAACGCGAGCCGGACAACGCCTTCGCGCACTTCGCCCTCGCCCGCACCCTGGAACGCGGCAGCCGGCCCGACGAGGCCCTGCGTCACTTCCGCCTGGCAGCGGCCCTCGAACCGCGCCCCGAATTCCTCGAAGCGGCCCGCTTCGCGCCGGGCCGGGGCAACGGTGACCGAGCGGTCGGCCCCGACGACGGAGTTCCGTAAGCACCGCCCATGAGCGCGTCACCCACCGCCGGTGACGGTCGCGACTACGGCCTGGAGTCGCGCCGTCTGCCGGCGGCGCGGCGTATCTCGTTGCGTCCCCGGTCGGGCTCGTAGGGCGGAATGTTCCTGCCGGGCTGGTAGTGCGGCCCCTGGCGGATGTGTCGGATCACCATGACGAGGTCCGCGGCGGCGATCGCCGCGAGTGCCGCGCAGGCGGCCGCCCACTGCGGCCGGCCGGCCATCACGAAGGCCACGGTGCCGGCGACGGCCCACAAAAGCCCCCACAGTGCCAGCCCGCACCGAATTCTCAGTGGGCTGCGTGCGTGAAGAGGCTCATCACCCGAGCGCATCGCTCCCCATCTCCTCCCTCCAGCATCCTCCGGATCGATACGCCTGTCATGTGTCGTGTCCCCCCTTCCCGGCCGCCGCTCTCGCCCGTCGTCCTTCCCTCCTCGGCGGGGCGCCGCCTTCGGGGCGGGGATCGCCGGCCGGGTGGGTGTTGATCCAGGACAGCCCGCCGATGTCGAGCTGCGAGCGGGCGCGGGTCACCGCGACATAGGCCAGGCAGGCCTCGTCGAGGTCGATCGGGCCGGGCAGCGGCGTGCCGTCCTCGTCGCGCTCGTCGAGATCGTCGGGGCAGGTGAAGTCGTCGGCGATGCGTACGCTCGACCATTCGCGGCCCTTGGCGCGGTGGGCCGTGGACACCGTGACCTCGGCGGACGCCTCGGGCGAGAGCCGGTCCAGGGCACCCAGCACGGTGTCCGCGCCGTGTTCGTCGATCAGCTCCACCAGAGGCAGCAGGTCGCGTCCGGCCGGGTCAAACTCCGCGTACTCGCGCAGCTCGCACCAGCTCTCGAAGAGCATCAGCTCGGGGTGAGCGGTGCGCCGGCCCGATGCGAGATCGTGCGCGGCACGGGCCAAGGCGCTCAGGGGTTCACCGCCGCCCGCGAGCGCGACCCGCCGATGGGCGTCCAACTGCCGTATCACCTCCACCATGGCGCCCACATTCGTCCGGCACAGGATCGCGTCGGGCGTGGCGAGCCGGCACAACTCGGTCTCCTGGCGGGGCGACCCGGTGAGGCGGATGGGGGCGTCGACGATCGTCAGCCAGCGGTTGGCCTCGGCCGCCAGGGCGGGGCCGAAGCGGAAGGATCGCGAGAGGCTCAGGTGGGTGCCGTCGAAGCCGGTCATCACGTCGCGGGCGCCGCGCCAACCGTAGATGGCCTGCGCGGAGTCCCCGACCAGGACCAGCTGGGCGTGGGCGCGCTGCGCGGTGAGGACCTGCTCGACGACCGGGTTGGTGTCCTGGGCCTCGTCCAGGAGGAGGAAGTCGGCCGGGATGACGGGGGCGCTCAGTGCCCACATCTTGAGGTAGTGGTCGTGCTCGAAGCGGACCACGCCGTGCTCGGGATGGTGCAGATCGGCCCAGGCTCTGCGGGCGTAGGGCAGGGCGAGGCCGGCGAGCTGGGTGTGCAGCGGCTCGGACTCGGCTCCGCGCAGCGGGGGGACATGATGGTGGGCGATCTCCTTGTCGGCGGACTGGCAGAAGCGGGTGATGGTGCGCAGGACGGTGTAGGAGAGGGCCTTGTTGTTGACCTTGCGCGGGCCGATGCGTAAGCACATGCCCTCCTTGATGCCGAGGGCGGCGCCGGTGCGCCAGCCCGCCTGGCGTGGGGCGTTCAGGCGCGCCTGGTAGTGCCTGCCCACCGCGGTGTAGGCGAGGGCGTGGGCGGTTCCGCAGGTCACCTCGGCGGGGAAGGTACGGGTGGCGTGGCGGGCGACGGCGCGGTTGAAGGCGAGGTAGCGGCCGGTGCGGCGCTGTCGGCGCGCGGTGTGCGCCAGCATCGCGAGGGTCGTCGTCTTCCCGGTGCCGGCGCCGGCCTGGATCACGAGATGGGCGCCGGTCGGAAAGGCTTCGGCCGCGGCGGTCTGCTCGGGGGTGGGGGTGTGCATGGGGACTCCTCATCGGGTTCGGTCGACGGGCTGCGGTGGTTGTGACGGGTCGCGGTGGGTCGTGGTGGTGTGTGGTGGGCAGCCGCGGGCGGCGGTGCTTTGCCGTGAGCTGCGGTGAGCCGGCGGGTGTCGCGGGGTGGCCACCCCGCGAGCGATTTCGTCACTGAATGTAATCGACTTGGCGCGGGGGCGGGCGGGGCGTCTTCAACCTGTGGATAACTTCGTCGTGGTGCTTCCGCGTGTCGTCCGATGGGCGCCGCCGATGCGTCTTTGTGCTGGTCGGACGGGTGTGGTTGGAGGGTGACCGGCGTGCCGCGGCGCTGCGTGCGAGCTGCGCGGGAGGCTGGGCGCGGCGGATTGTCAGTGGCGTCTGCTTTGCTCGACATCACGCAGAGCCGCGGCGGCGGAAGCGCCGCGGAAGGCCGCGACGGAACCGCAAGTGCACCAAGAGAGACAAGGGGAGGGCGGAAGCGAGCCGGGCAGGGAGGTGTGGGGCGGCCGTCCGAGGAACGCGCCGCGGCCGTCGGTGATCGCCGCGGCCGCCGGAGAACGACGGGGGAGGGCGACATGGCGACGACCGTAGACTCGCAGGTCGGGGACGTAACAGAAGGCAAGCGGGCACGAGGGGCCCGGTGGGCGCCGTTACCGGCGTCGAAGGATCCGACGGCAGGGGACGGCATGGCGAGGTGGCAGGAGGCGTCGAGAGGGGCGCCTCGGCCGTCGATCACCCCTGCCGAGGGAGCGCCCATGGCGGGGCGTGCGGCAGACGGGGCGGCCCCCGACGTGACGGGGTGTGCCGCGATCTTCCTGCCCGCCCGGACGCCGCGCGCCGGGGCGGTCGCCTTCTGGCGGCCGGACGGTGGGCCGCTGCCCGACACCGTGGCCGGTGCGACCGAGGGGGACGCCGGCCACCAGGAGGCGAGGCCGCAGGGCGAGGTCGCGCAACTGACCGTCGCCCGGCGGCACGGCAACGGGGCGCGGAGCCG is a genomic window containing:
- a CDS encoding UvrD-helicase domain-containing protein, which translates into the protein MHTPTPEQTAAAEAFPTGAHLVIQAGAGTGKTTTLAMLAHTARRQRRTGRYLAFNRAVARHATRTFPAEVTCGTAHALAYTAVGRHYQARLNAPRQAGWRTGAALGIKEGMCLRIGPRKVNNKALSYTVLRTITRFCQSADKEIAHHHVPPLRGAESEPLHTQLAGLALPYARRAWADLHHPEHGVVRFEHDHYLKMWALSAPVIPADFLLLDEAQDTNPVVEQVLTAQRAHAQLVLVGDSAQAIYGWRGARDVMTGFDGTHLSLSRSFRFGPALAAEANRWLTIVDAPIRLTGSPRQETELCRLATPDAILCRTNVGAMVEVIRQLDAHRRVALAGGGEPLSALARAAHDLASGRRTAHPELMLFESWCELREYAEFDPAGRDLLPLVELIDEHGADTVLGALDRLSPEASAEVTVSTAHRAKGREWSSVRIADDFTCPDDLDERDEDGTPLPGPIDLDEACLAYVAVTRARSQLDIGGLSWINTHPAGDPRPEGGAPPRREGRRARAAAGKGGHDT
- a CDS encoding DUF6343 family protein, translating into MRSGDEPLHARSPLRIRCGLALWGLLWAVAGTVAFVMAGRPQWAAACAALAAIAAADLVMVIRHIRQGPHYQPGRNIPPYEPDRGRNEIRRAAGRRRDSRP
- a CDS encoding cupin domain-containing protein; its protein translation is MTTTDLDPETPAAAASGPAVGGADAAPASFVVNVPGLADADLEPEPLDPEQVVSGDPVVTGKVLWESPDGSQIRGIWQITPGVVTDTEANELFVVVSGRATIEVEGGQVLEVGPGDACVLREGDRTRWTVHETLRKAYHISL
- a CDS encoding tetratricopeptide repeat protein: MPERSPATHVIDYRAAEQLLAARDPRGAIRLLDSVITAHPENTAARLLRARAFFLAAQLRAAELEFQIVLEREPDNAFAHFALARTLERGSRPDEALRHFRLAAALEPRPEFLEAARFAPGRGNGDRAVGPDDGVP